One region of Tamandua tetradactyla isolate mTamTet1 chromosome 6, mTamTet1.pri, whole genome shotgun sequence genomic DNA includes:
- the ORMDL3 gene encoding ORM1-like protein 3, whose protein sequence is MNVGTAHSEVNPNTRVMNSRGIWLSYVLAIGLLHVVLLSIPFVSVPVVWTLTNLIHNMGMYIFLHTVKGTPFETPDQGKARLLTHWEQMDYGVQFTASRKFLTITPIVLYFLTSFYTKYDQIHFILNTVSLMSVLIPKLPQLHGVRIFGINKY, encoded by the exons ATGAACGTGGGCACTGCGCACAGCGAGGTGAACCCTAACACGCGGGTGATGAACAGCCGAGGCATCTGGCTGTCCTACGTGCTGGCCATCGGGCTTCTCCATGTGGTGCTGCTCAGCATCCCCTTCGTGAGCGTCCCTGTCGTCTGGACTCTCACCAACCTCATCCACAACATG GGCATGTACATCTTCCTGCACACGGTGAAGGGGACACCCTTTGAGACCCCGGACCAGGGCAAGGCAAGGTTGCTGACTCACTGGGAGCAGATGGACTATGGAGTCCAGTTCACCGCATCTCGCAAGTTCTTGACTATCACACCCATCGTGCT GTACTTCCTCACCAGCTTCTACACCAAGTATGACCAGATCCATTTCATTCTCAACACTGTGTCCTTGATGAGCGTGCTCATCCCCAAGCTGCCCCAGCTCCACGGAGTCCGGATTTTTGGAATCAATAAGTACTGA